A single Corynebacterium resistens DSM 45100 DNA region contains:
- a CDS encoding alpha/beta hydrolase family protein: protein MSPATKSTHFSIPAGRTHGPNGEYDIGATLDAPAALEAEEFQAGEVPTAIVVACFTCARSAVGVTRVSKTLAKHGIASVRIDLAGLGTSGGDFAKSSLTTNVEDVVSAANWLAAHAQPPSLLVGHSLGGSAVIRAARHIPSVRAVATIGTPYDPRHVKDSLPEVAAVLEAAADGETLEIPGRGVTVGAEFFRDLREVDPDADFSALRESAVSHLAIHSPDDDVVAFQEALNFVTHPARISSLLTLPEIDHLLQRRGSGQRVGELIATWASPRV, encoded by the coding sequence ATGAGTCCTGCTACCAAGTCCACCCACTTCAGCATTCCCGCCGGTCGCACCCATGGACCAAACGGCGAGTACGACATTGGAGCCACCCTAGATGCGCCAGCCGCTTTGGAGGCCGAAGAGTTTCAAGCGGGCGAAGTACCCACCGCAATTGTGGTGGCATGCTTTACCTGCGCCCGCAGCGCGGTAGGCGTGACTCGTGTTTCCAAAACTCTGGCGAAGCATGGCATCGCAAGCGTGAGAATTGATTTGGCCGGATTGGGAACTTCGGGGGGCGACTTTGCGAAATCCTCTTTGACCACAAACGTGGAAGACGTGGTTTCCGCTGCGAATTGGCTAGCTGCACACGCACAGCCCCCTTCTTTGTTGGTGGGCCATTCACTCGGAGGCAGCGCGGTGATCCGAGCCGCACGTCACATACCCTCCGTGCGCGCTGTTGCTACGATCGGCACGCCCTATGATCCTCGCCACGTGAAAGATTCCCTGCCGGAAGTCGCTGCTGTACTGGAAGCCGCCGCGGACGGCGAAACTCTGGAAATCCCCGGGCGAGGCGTAACTGTGGGCGCGGAATTCTTCCGCGACTTACGTGAAGTGGACCCCGATGCGGATTTCTCCGCCCTCCGGGAATCCGCTGTTTCTCATCTAGCGATCCACTCCCCTGATGATGATGTGGTTGCTTTTCAAGAGGCACTCAATTTTGTCACCCACCCCGCCCGTATTTCCAGCCTCCTGACACTTCCGGAAATCGATCATCTACTGCAGCGCCGTGGCAGCGGACAGCGCGTGGGCGAACTCATCGCCACATGGGCTTCACCGCGAGTGTAA
- a CDS encoding alpha/beta fold hydrolase: MTTTRHFGHTIREHTLEVPWDHADPARLGSFSLYAREIIADGGENRPYLVYFQGGPGFPAPRPQGVTGLIAEALKHFRVILFDQRGTGRSFRLDANLPAEELSSERLALLRQEQIVEDAEALRRYLGAEQWSVYGQSFGGFIITSYLSRYPEVVEQAYLTGGLPALHAPLDDVYRTTFQKLRYRHEMFYREFPWAERRIREIAHHLDNSHELLPTGERLSSRRFRTIGIDLGRGAGFYSLAYLLEEPFYTIRGEKRLRRDFLAQVGEAVSFEAGPLYAAIHESIYGGVGGQSITGWAAHRVREEIAGFEENADPQGEAPYYLTGEHIFPWQFEEDPALRLFQGPAEELARRTWASTPYSESGLQQAKATAAAAVYVDDVFVPFEYSMETAEVYRDLRPHITNKFQHDGIRWEGGPIFAELHAKIRDH; encoded by the coding sequence GTGACAACCACCCGTCACTTCGGGCACACCATTCGGGAACACACTCTCGAGGTTCCGTGGGATCACGCCGATCCTGCCCGCCTCGGGAGTTTTTCCCTTTACGCCCGAGAAATCATTGCCGATGGCGGTGAAAACCGCCCGTATTTGGTCTACTTCCAAGGCGGCCCCGGTTTTCCCGCGCCGCGTCCGCAAGGTGTTACGGGGCTTATCGCCGAGGCCTTGAAACACTTCCGTGTGATCTTGTTTGATCAACGTGGCACCGGGCGGTCTTTTAGGCTCGACGCCAACCTGCCCGCGGAAGAGCTTTCCTCAGAACGGTTAGCTTTGCTGAGGCAGGAGCAGATCGTGGAAGATGCCGAAGCGCTTCGCCGGTATCTGGGCGCGGAGCAGTGGTCGGTGTACGGCCAAAGCTTCGGTGGCTTCATCATCACCAGTTACCTCTCGCGATATCCAGAGGTGGTTGAGCAGGCCTACCTCACCGGAGGACTGCCAGCGCTTCATGCGCCGCTAGACGATGTGTACCGAACGACATTCCAGAAGCTCCGGTATCGCCATGAAATGTTTTATCGGGAGTTTCCGTGGGCGGAGCGCCGAATTCGTGAGATTGCGCACCATCTGGACAATTCACATGAATTGCTTCCGACGGGGGAGCGCCTCAGCTCGCGGCGTTTCCGCACTATCGGGATTGACTTGGGGCGAGGTGCAGGATTCTATTCCTTGGCATATCTGCTTGAAGAGCCTTTCTACACAATACGCGGGGAGAAACGGCTTCGACGCGACTTCCTCGCCCAGGTCGGCGAGGCCGTCAGTTTCGAAGCCGGCCCATTGTACGCAGCCATCCATGAATCGATTTATGGCGGTGTAGGTGGCCAGAGTATTACTGGGTGGGCAGCGCACCGCGTGCGAGAGGAGATAGCAGGGTTTGAGGAGAACGCGGATCCGCAAGGTGAAGCTCCCTACTACCTGACGGGGGAACACATCTTCCCCTGGCAGTTTGAGGAAGACCCAGCGCTGCGGTTGTTCCAAGGACCTGCGGAAGAGTTGGCGAGGAGAACGTGGGCGTCGACCCCATACAGCGAAAGCGGTCTACAGCAAGCGAAGGCGACAGCCGCTGCGGCAGTGTACGTCGATGATGTTTTCGTGCCTTTCGAATACTCGATGGAAACTGCAGAGGTCTATCGAGATCTCCGCCCTCACATCACCAACAAGTTCCAGCACGATGGTATTCGTTGGGAAGGTGGCCCCATTTTCGCGGAATTACATGCGAAAATTCGGGATCATTAG
- the rraA gene encoding ribonuclease E activity regulator RraA — protein sequence MSELTFIPTADLVDIIGEDVQSCDTQFRDLGGRVEFCGKISTVKCFQDNALLKSILSEDNPGGVLVIDGRASMRSALVGDIIAGLGKGHGWAGVIVNGPIRDSKVIGGMDFGCKALGTNPRKSSKTGDGERDIVVSLGSVDFVPGHYVYCDSDGIIVTEEPIKPVD from the coding sequence ATGAGCGAGCTAACTTTTATCCCCACTGCCGACCTCGTTGACATCATTGGAGAAGACGTACAATCCTGCGATACCCAGTTCCGCGATCTCGGTGGCAGGGTTGAATTTTGCGGCAAGATCTCCACAGTTAAGTGCTTCCAAGATAACGCCCTTTTGAAGTCAATTCTGAGCGAAGACAACCCTGGCGGAGTGCTCGTAATCGACGGTCGAGCTTCCATGCGCAGTGCCCTCGTTGGCGACATCATCGCAGGCCTAGGCAAAGGGCACGGATGGGCTGGCGTTATCGTCAACGGCCCGATTCGCGATTCCAAGGTCATCGGAGGGATGGACTTCGGCTGCAAGGCCCTAGGTACGAACCCCCGGAAGTCTTCCAAAACTGGCGATGGCGAACGCGACATCGTCGTCAGCCTCGGCAGCGTAGATTTCGTCCCCGGTCACTACGTCTACTGTGATTCCGACGGCATCATCGTGACCGAAGAACCCATCAAACCAGTCGATTAG
- a CDS encoding glyceraldehyde-3-phosphate dehydrogenase gives MTSHVPNQNDWNERLHLAQEMLPLISRLHRENNVVTSIFGRLLVNVTDIDIIKSHRYARRVVEKELPLSSTLPVLQELVKMNLGTSSIDIGSLASRFEKSGETDLRAYLDKELAEVVGTNDQREPRDVVLYGFGRIGRLLARILISREAMYGGARLRAVVVRSKGEGDIIKRASLLRRDSVHGAFDGTISTDVENNTIWANGTPIKIIYANSPTEIDYTEYGIKDAIVVDNTGVWRDRDGLSQHLQSKGVSKVLLTAPGKGDIKNIVYGINHGDIAEDDNILSAASCTTNGITPVLKVINDRYGVQHGHVETVHSFTNDQNLIDNFHKGERRGRAAGLNMVLTATGAASAVAKALPEFKGKLTGNAIRVPTPDVSMAVLNLTLDKEVEADEVNNYLRRVSLHSTLRQQIDFIKSPEVVSTDFVGTTHAGIVDGLATIASGNHLVLYVWYDNEFGYSNQVIRIVEEIAGVRPKVLPQRAAAQDL, from the coding sequence ATGACTTCCCACGTGCCTAATCAGAACGACTGGAACGAGCGCCTTCACTTGGCCCAGGAGATGCTCCCGCTGATCTCCCGCCTGCACCGCGAAAACAACGTGGTCACTAGCATCTTCGGTCGTCTTCTGGTCAATGTCACCGATATTGACATCATCAAGAGCCACCGTTACGCCCGTCGCGTGGTGGAAAAGGAACTGCCACTGAGCTCCACGTTGCCAGTCCTGCAGGAACTGGTGAAGATGAACTTGGGCACCTCGTCAATCGACATCGGATCCCTTGCTTCTCGTTTCGAGAAGTCGGGAGAGACCGACCTGCGCGCTTACCTGGATAAGGAGCTGGCAGAGGTTGTTGGCACCAACGACCAACGTGAACCACGCGATGTCGTCCTGTATGGCTTTGGTCGCATCGGTCGCCTGTTGGCCCGCATCCTGATTTCCCGCGAAGCTATGTACGGTGGCGCTCGCTTGCGCGCAGTGGTAGTCCGTTCCAAGGGCGAGGGCGACATCATCAAGCGCGCCTCTCTGCTGCGTCGCGATTCGGTTCACGGTGCGTTCGATGGCACTATCTCCACCGATGTAGAGAACAACACCATCTGGGCGAACGGCACTCCAATCAAGATCATTTACGCCAACAGCCCAACGGAGATCGACTACACCGAGTACGGCATCAAGGATGCAATCGTAGTGGACAACACCGGTGTGTGGCGGGACCGCGATGGCCTCAGCCAGCACCTGCAGTCCAAGGGAGTATCCAAGGTACTTCTGACCGCTCCGGGTAAGGGCGATATCAAGAACATCGTCTACGGCATCAACCACGGTGACATCGCCGAAGATGACAACATCTTGTCCGCAGCTTCCTGCACCACCAACGGCATCACCCCTGTTCTCAAGGTCATCAACGACCGCTACGGCGTGCAGCACGGCCATGTCGAGACGGTTCACTCCTTCACTAACGATCAGAACCTCATTGACAACTTCCACAAGGGCGAGCGCCGTGGTCGCGCTGCGGGGCTGAACATGGTTCTGACTGCGACCGGCGCGGCGTCGGCAGTAGCGAAGGCGCTGCCTGAATTCAAGGGCAAGCTGACCGGTAACGCGATTCGCGTACCAACCCCCGACGTATCCATGGCAGTGCTGAACCTGACCTTGGACAAGGAAGTCGAAGCTGATGAGGTTAACAACTACCTGCGTCGCGTATCACTGCACTCCACGCTGCGCCAGCAGATCGACTTCATCAAGTCCCCAGAAGTGGTTTCCACCGACTTCGTAGGCACCACCCACGCCGGCATTGTCGATGGCTTGGCGACGATTGCTTCCGGCAACCACCTGGTGCTGTACGTCTGGTACGACAATGAGTTCGGATACTCCAACCAGGTCATCCGCATTGTCGAAGAGATCGCAGGCGTGCGCCCCAAGGTTCTGCCGCAGCGCGCTGCCGCCCAAGATCTTTAA
- a CDS encoding DUF5129 domain-containing protein, which produces MTSTSHRLPAFVRPAVSLAAAACLAGLFGSTPAVSALSTAPSAPASVDKGSAASKVNIKVENPQGTLKSNDEKFLVQETSKIKFPSAVKSVTYLVIDGESDNLNDDVVEWVGKNRPDLVPDGTGKGATWKLGELIVAVSTEKRHNGIYCGNDVCSALKLGSGDSHLERSLDEMKPSFKDERWAAGLLEGAKAAADPSLEKEDNGPSGKAVAGTVGAVGAVAGAIGAGAYVSQRRKKTAEARKNFSYISSTYGETAQKLDQIDIRANSLTSPLAHAELRSQWESIRRDFLDAHSTVDQLGLTPDSTDKEFHAKRKEIEEAHSSVSKLENADKNINTLFDMERGDGIIRKREIASLREDISEALNAKEIKKNQLVGVQTELHEADQELRALETDLEAPDFMDRFAMALRKHSHAMEQISSHMKKLKLENHSVPDIGDSSWRPGYGYNGWYPYFMLSSWHSADVSAASSGSSGGVNTSFSSGFSGGGGSSSF; this is translated from the coding sequence ATGACTTCCACTTCACACCGTCTGCCCGCTTTCGTCCGTCCCGCCGTATCGCTAGCGGCAGCAGCGTGTTTAGCTGGTCTTTTTGGTTCGACGCCCGCAGTGTCCGCACTATCAACCGCCCCTAGTGCCCCAGCTTCCGTGGACAAGGGCTCCGCCGCTTCCAAGGTCAACATCAAAGTGGAAAACCCACAGGGCACCTTGAAGTCGAATGACGAAAAATTCCTGGTCCAAGAAACCAGCAAGATTAAATTTCCAAGTGCGGTTAAAAGTGTCACGTACCTGGTTATCGACGGAGAATCCGACAACCTCAATGACGATGTTGTGGAGTGGGTCGGCAAAAACCGTCCCGACTTGGTGCCAGACGGGACGGGTAAGGGCGCCACATGGAAACTGGGCGAGCTCATCGTCGCCGTATCCACCGAAAAACGTCACAACGGTATTTACTGTGGCAATGACGTTTGTTCTGCTCTCAAATTGGGTTCGGGGGATTCTCACCTAGAGCGTTCACTGGATGAGATGAAACCTAGTTTCAAGGATGAACGCTGGGCAGCCGGTTTGTTGGAGGGCGCTAAAGCAGCTGCTGATCCTTCCTTGGAAAAGGAGGACAACGGCCCTTCAGGAAAAGCCGTTGCTGGAACTGTAGGCGCGGTCGGGGCTGTCGCAGGCGCGATTGGTGCAGGGGCTTATGTCTCGCAGCGCCGAAAGAAGACCGCTGAGGCGCGTAAGAACTTCAGCTACATCTCCTCCACGTATGGAGAAACTGCGCAAAAGCTCGATCAGATCGACATCCGCGCCAACTCTCTAACTTCTCCGCTAGCCCACGCCGAGCTGCGTAGCCAGTGGGAAAGCATCAGGCGAGATTTCTTGGATGCTCATTCCACTGTCGATCAACTTGGATTGACACCAGATTCCACTGATAAGGAATTCCACGCCAAGCGCAAGGAAATCGAAGAGGCGCATTCGAGCGTTTCCAAACTAGAGAACGCAGACAAGAACATCAACACGCTATTCGATATGGAACGTGGCGATGGCATTATCCGGAAGCGAGAGATTGCTTCGCTTCGTGAGGACATTTCAGAAGCACTCAACGCCAAGGAGATCAAGAAGAACCAACTTGTCGGTGTTCAAACCGAATTGCACGAGGCCGATCAGGAGCTACGTGCCCTCGAAACCGATTTGGAAGCACCTGATTTCATGGACCGATTTGCGATGGCTTTGCGCAAGCACAGCCATGCCATGGAGCAGATCAGTAGCCACATGAAGAAGTTGAAACTGGAGAATCACTCTGTTCCTGATATCGGTGACTCTTCGTGGCGCCCCGGCTACGGTTACAACGGCTGGTACCCATACTTCATGTTGTCGTCATGGCACTCCGCGGACGTCAGCGCTGCTAGTTCTGGAAGCTCAGGTGGGGTGAACACGAGTTTTAGCTCTGGATTCTCCGGTGGCGGAGGTTCCTCTAGCTTCTAG
- a CDS encoding phosphatase PAP2 family protein: MSQPSHSRNTPDTDAPRANFPRLLCIAILGATIVLSSGFLLQNSAVDLPCVQWFNAHRTGSFGIIVDWVYVTFLPRKAAIYTIVLIAILALLHRPTLHPWIFGLTILLSWAPLWGAKFIFARERPDLALLPHPTDSLQAGWSYPSGHSAFFGVVAVSLVLLVTTYEFPNAYVARIARVIVLIVAGTLMFVIWLTVVTRGVHFPTDSAASLLWAATVTPLVWHSLIRATSGVPKD; the protein is encoded by the coding sequence GTGTCGCAGCCTTCCCACTCCCGCAATACCCCGGATACCGATGCGCCCCGGGCCAACTTCCCTCGCCTTCTCTGCATAGCGATCCTGGGGGCGACGATAGTTCTTTCCAGTGGCTTCCTGCTGCAGAACAGTGCCGTCGATCTCCCTTGTGTTCAATGGTTCAACGCTCATCGCACGGGCAGTTTCGGGATAATTGTCGACTGGGTCTACGTCACTTTCCTCCCTCGCAAGGCAGCGATCTACACGATAGTTCTCATCGCCATTTTGGCCCTCCTTCATCGCCCCACACTCCATCCGTGGATTTTTGGGCTCACGATCTTGCTGTCTTGGGCACCGCTGTGGGGCGCTAAATTCATCTTCGCCCGGGAGCGCCCCGACCTCGCATTGCTGCCGCACCCTACCGATTCACTGCAGGCTGGATGGTCCTACCCCAGTGGTCACAGCGCATTTTTTGGTGTAGTTGCGGTGAGCCTCGTTCTATTAGTCACCACGTACGAGTTCCCCAATGCTTACGTCGCCCGAATCGCCCGGGTCATTGTCCTCATCGTGGCAGGCACCCTTATGTTCGTGATCTGGCTGACGGTTGTGACCCGGGGCGTTCACTTCCCCACGGATTCCGCGGCGTCATTACTCTGGGCTGCTACCGTAACCCCGCTAGTCTGGCACAGCTTGATTCGAGCCACTTCCGGCGTCCCAAAAGATTAA
- a CDS encoding alpha/beta hydrolase, producing the protein MPLTNFTASVVFTVLSIVAIIAATWGFKGHSLLRSLFRPAALSLGIAYFGKLVFEQQWKVIPDKVPWELTLTVAGTIFVVLCAFMQRKRRIVVALLVVFSIFVTVLQFNAFYQTFPDLQTLEARNVAAQMDHQHFTKLKKPPLVKGHEAGALVEVSLDGGESGWKPRKSYAYVPPAYWTREEPLPVLLLMAGNPGTPDEWIDSGRAVMIADAYQKSHDGVSPIVITVDATGSFTGNPGCADGTRGHVMSYLAKDLPSIVQSKFRVNEDTSKWTIGGLSYGGTCALQVAANHPETYGNFLDFSGEPEVSLGSRDATVATIFGGRVKAFWDQDPQTLLREAQKNQDPKYRHIHGIFAVGKEDKSVRPLMEPISNLANAAGMHTRIHVVPGGHDYQVWRVALDQTFEWVAQRGGLGRHADEPKPVETDRDALGGKPQEGVLPSEEKQAG; encoded by the coding sequence TTGCCGCTGACAAATTTTACGGCGTCGGTGGTATTTACCGTCTTATCGATAGTAGCGATTATCGCTGCGACATGGGGTTTTAAGGGACACTCGTTGCTGAGGTCCCTGTTCCGTCCCGCGGCCCTTTCACTCGGAATCGCCTATTTCGGAAAACTTGTTTTTGAGCAGCAGTGGAAAGTCATCCCCGATAAAGTGCCGTGGGAACTGACCCTCACCGTTGCCGGCACTATTTTTGTGGTGCTATGCGCATTTATGCAACGTAAGCGAAGGATTGTTGTCGCTCTCCTAGTGGTTTTCAGCATCTTCGTCACTGTGCTGCAGTTCAATGCCTTTTATCAAACCTTTCCGGATCTGCAAACGTTGGAAGCGCGAAACGTGGCGGCCCAAATGGACCATCAGCACTTCACTAAATTGAAGAAGCCGCCTCTTGTGAAAGGGCATGAGGCTGGTGCCCTAGTCGAGGTTTCCTTAGACGGAGGAGAGTCAGGGTGGAAGCCTCGGAAATCCTACGCCTATGTTCCCCCAGCGTATTGGACACGGGAGGAACCGCTGCCTGTGCTTTTGTTGATGGCCGGAAACCCTGGCACCCCAGACGAGTGGATTGACTCGGGGCGTGCGGTCATGATCGCTGACGCTTACCAAAAATCGCACGACGGAGTTTCACCGATTGTGATTACGGTCGACGCGACAGGATCGTTCACTGGCAATCCGGGCTGCGCAGATGGAACACGGGGCCACGTGATGAGCTACCTAGCCAAGGACCTTCCTAGCATTGTGCAGAGCAAATTCCGCGTAAATGAGGACACATCTAAGTGGACGATCGGCGGTTTGAGCTACGGAGGAACGTGTGCCCTGCAGGTAGCGGCTAATCATCCAGAGACCTATGGGAATTTCCTCGACTTCTCTGGCGAACCAGAAGTATCACTTGGTAGTCGGGATGCCACGGTCGCGACAATTTTTGGCGGTAGGGTTAAAGCATTCTGGGATCAAGACCCGCAGACCTTGTTGCGGGAGGCGCAGAAGAATCAGGATCCCAAATACCGTCACATCCATGGAATTTTTGCCGTGGGGAAAGAAGATAAGTCTGTTCGACCGCTTATGGAACCGATCAGCAACCTCGCGAATGCTGCCGGAATGCACACGCGCATCCATGTGGTTCCCGGAGGGCACGATTATCAAGTGTGGCGGGTTGCACTGGACCAGACTTTTGAGTGGGTAGCGCAGCGTGGAGGTCTGGGTAGACATGCGGATGAACCCAAACCCGTGGAGACCGACCGGGACGCATTAGGCGGAAAGCCCCAAGAAGGCGTTCTGCCTTCGGAGGAAAAGCAAGCGGGGTAG
- the secA2 gene encoding accessory Sec system translocase SecA2 produces the protein MAFDWFWKAMGSSPTKNQKKSRAVVAQAGADRFAQATDEELRDHARSTIANAWPKASSGQRDAEDFDAPQPSVKDASALLAVLREAARRTLSMSPFDVQMQGTLRLLHGDVVEMATGEGKTLTGAMAACGYALQGKRVHVITVNSYLAGRDDKWMGPMFDFFGLTHGAIHEDLTSEERRDIYNRDIVFGAINELGFDVLRDQLITRNEDAVRADADVAVIDEADSVMVDEALVPLVLAGSEPGPAPAGRITDLVKSMEEGEHFHVSDDQRNVFLTDKGAAFVEKELGIDSLYGTSELDATTGSAAAVEQGAEAKPGDTLVQVNVALHAEHLLTRDVHYIVREGKVALIDGSRGRVADLQRWPDGLQAAVEAKEGLAVTDGGRILDQITIQALVGMYPEVCGMTGTAIAASDQLRQFYDLFVSVIEPNVPTKRFDEADRVYVSAEERNRAVIEHIVEVQRTGQPQLVGTQDVAESEELAEALAEAGVDCNVLNAKNHEAEAGVIAEAGRPGSVTVSTQMAGRGTDIKLGGADEAEHDQVVEAGGLHVVGVGRYRSARLDNQLRGRAGRQGDPGSSVFFVSLEDDVVAIGGAGEELQAKPEEDGLLPQKKVLQFVDHCQRVTEGQMLDIHATTWKYNKLIKDQRDIINERRQKLLTTDAAWEDLSYHDVDKANELKNRGIEQAVLEQAAREVMLFHLDSAWSDHLAYLDDIRESIHLRAIARESPIDEFHRMSIAAFKDLAESAVEKARETFSEVEIDEDGAHLEGLGLHKPSATWTYMVNDNPLSSGGGSVVGSIAQMFR, from the coding sequence ATGGCATTTGACTGGTTCTGGAAGGCAATGGGTTCCTCGCCAACGAAGAATCAGAAGAAAAGCAGAGCTGTCGTCGCGCAAGCAGGCGCCGATCGTTTCGCTCAAGCCACTGATGAGGAGCTTCGCGATCACGCTAGGAGCACAATCGCCAACGCGTGGCCGAAAGCATCGTCAGGGCAGCGCGACGCGGAGGATTTCGATGCTCCGCAACCCTCGGTGAAGGATGCATCGGCACTGTTGGCGGTGCTGCGCGAGGCCGCTCGACGGACGTTGAGCATGTCCCCATTTGACGTGCAAATGCAGGGCACGTTGCGTTTGCTGCACGGCGATGTCGTGGAGATGGCAACTGGCGAGGGGAAAACGCTCACCGGTGCGATGGCAGCTTGCGGTTACGCATTGCAAGGTAAGAGGGTGCACGTCATCACGGTGAACTCTTACCTTGCTGGTCGAGATGATAAATGGATGGGCCCGATGTTCGATTTCTTCGGCCTTACCCACGGCGCAATCCACGAGGACCTCACCAGTGAAGAGCGCCGCGATATTTACAACCGTGACATTGTTTTCGGCGCTATCAACGAGCTTGGTTTCGACGTGCTCCGCGATCAATTGATTACTCGCAACGAAGACGCGGTACGGGCCGATGCGGATGTCGCTGTAATTGACGAAGCCGACTCAGTCATGGTTGATGAAGCTTTGGTGCCTTTGGTACTTGCCGGTTCGGAACCTGGCCCTGCGCCCGCTGGCCGCATCACCGATTTGGTGAAATCTATGGAAGAAGGCGAGCACTTCCACGTCTCCGATGACCAACGCAACGTTTTCCTCACCGACAAAGGTGCGGCTTTTGTGGAGAAGGAACTCGGCATTGATTCGCTTTATGGAACTTCGGAGCTCGACGCCACCACGGGCTCCGCTGCAGCTGTTGAACAAGGGGCAGAAGCCAAGCCCGGTGACACGTTGGTGCAGGTCAACGTCGCGCTACATGCGGAACACCTGTTGACCCGCGACGTGCACTACATTGTCCGCGAAGGCAAGGTTGCACTCATCGACGGTTCCCGTGGCCGTGTGGCAGACCTACAGCGCTGGCCAGATGGACTGCAAGCAGCAGTGGAGGCGAAGGAAGGGCTAGCTGTCACTGATGGCGGGCGCATCCTAGATCAAATCACGATTCAAGCTCTAGTGGGCATGTACCCCGAAGTATGTGGCATGACCGGTACAGCCATCGCGGCGAGTGATCAGCTCCGTCAGTTCTACGATCTGTTCGTGTCGGTCATTGAACCGAATGTGCCTACCAAGCGTTTTGATGAGGCTGATCGTGTTTATGTCAGCGCGGAGGAACGCAACCGCGCGGTGATTGAGCACATCGTTGAAGTGCAGCGTACGGGGCAGCCACAGCTCGTCGGAACGCAGGATGTGGCTGAGTCCGAAGAGTTGGCGGAAGCGCTGGCTGAAGCTGGGGTGGATTGCAACGTTCTCAACGCCAAGAACCATGAAGCGGAAGCCGGCGTCATCGCAGAGGCAGGGAGACCAGGTAGCGTGACCGTATCGACACAGATGGCCGGACGAGGTACGGACATCAAGCTTGGCGGCGCGGATGAGGCTGAACACGATCAAGTTGTGGAAGCCGGTGGCCTGCACGTGGTTGGTGTCGGGCGTTATCGGTCGGCCCGACTAGATAATCAGCTGCGTGGTCGCGCCGGGCGCCAAGGTGACCCCGGCAGTTCTGTGTTCTTCGTTTCGCTGGAAGACGATGTAGTAGCCATTGGTGGCGCCGGCGAAGAATTGCAGGCAAAGCCAGAAGAAGACGGCTTGTTGCCACAAAAGAAAGTGCTGCAGTTCGTGGATCACTGCCAGCGCGTGACCGAGGGGCAGATGTTGGACATCCACGCAACGACGTGGAAGTACAACAAGCTCATCAAGGACCAGCGAGACATCATTAATGAACGGCGCCAGAAGCTGTTGACGACTGATGCGGCATGGGAAGACTTGAGTTACCACGATGTGGATAAAGCTAACGAGCTGAAAAACCGCGGTATCGAGCAAGCCGTTTTGGAACAGGCTGCGCGTGAGGTGATGCTGTTCCATCTCGACTCCGCGTGGAGTGACCATTTGGCTTACCTTGACGACATTCGGGAATCCATTCACCTGCGAGCGATCGCGCGCGAATCACCCATTGATGAATTCCACCGTATGTCGATTGCAGCCTTCAAGGATTTGGCCGAGTCCGCTGTGGAGAAGGCCCGTGAGACGTTTAGCGAAGTCGAAATCGATGAGGACGGCGCGCACCTCGAGGGCCTTGGGTTGCACAAGCCGAGCGCAACCTGGACTTATATGGTTAACGATAACCCGTTGTCTAGCGGTGGTGGCTCTGTCGTGGGGTCGATCGCGCAAATGTTCCGC